The DNA sequence TGCGCGTGATGTCATCCGCCCACTTGTGCCCCGAAACGCCAGTCGAGTCGAGACGTgctttcaaagtcatctttgtGCTTACACAAGTGGACAAATAAATCCAAGTTGGCGTTGTCATATTTCAACGTGTGTCAACACGAAGGTCAGAACACTTTCCTGTCCAAAAATGCAGCCGCCCAGACAGCAATAATAGAAAACCATCACTTATCAGCCCATGGGAGAGGAATCAtaacaaataacaataataaggaGGGAAGTTCTCACAGGAGGAAgacattatttatttgattcaaCTTCAACGATGGCCGCTCACAGACTGGAGCGAAATGTTCTACTCTCAACATCGTACAAACTGGAAAAGCTTTTGTAACATTTTCACATCTTTCAACACACACGAGTGTAAGGAGGCCTTGACTAAATTTGGGGGGGCTACCGGGGGCTGCCCTGCCCAACTTGAAGCCATAGAACTCGTACAGCCCCTTTCTGTCTGTAGGTTCTATTCCAGCCCATCAAACGTAGTCCTGCCATATTTGTTGCtttaatattttcaacaaagtaaaatcaataaaagcaaacatgcattaaaaaaaaaggcttcatttATTGTACGTGAACTGGAAACATACtagcaaaataaacaatgttcATTAGTATTATGTTATATTGCGCGTTATTTTATGATGAAAGTAAttgtagaagttttttttccccctgaatgGTGTGTAAGGGGGgcatgcccccccccacccccacccaaaaaaaaacaattttgtaggAAAACGGATGTGGAATGATGAGCGAGGCCCAAACCAATAAAAGTGTGAATCCATTAGAGGTGAGACGGCAAAGGAAGTGTCCAAAATGGATTGCGTGGGATTGTGGCCGGCGGCGGCGTGGCCCACTTGAGCCCGACTGCTCGTTCGAGTGCAGGCTCATCATTTACGGCTTTGCCCGTCCGTGCAAGCACATGCTAACATTTGATCAGCAAAGTGTTCTTTTTCCCcctaattttttcttctttttttttgttgctgtggcCCGAGGAGCACATTTGAAATTGGTTCCACCGCTGCCATTGAGTTTGACAATTTAGCAACACTGTTTATTTTTGATTGCTGGTGCTAAAAAGCAGCTAATTTGGGAGTGGAGGAACGATCAATTagcaattttgcatgcaattGGTTTtagcccccccacccacaacACAAGTCCAAATCCGCAATCTAGCCGTTGACAATTTGAGCCCTCCCACATGCTTACAAACAACAAACTTCTAAAGGAAGAGAAGAGTGCCTTGCACAGTTGCTTTGAAGTTTTCTGTCAAACTGACGCTCGTCAACAGCAAATTGTTCAAGCAAAACAAGGAATTCTGTCAACCCAAAACCGGCccgcttaatgctaacatagaaataaagtggaagCCTGGATGGGCTAACGGAAATTGGCGTGGATGTTGGAGAGAATTGAAGTCCATCAACATGCTCGTGTTttagaaaggcaaaaaaaaaaagaaagccaaaTAAGGCTTGCTTCTTGCTTTCACACTTGAACTGTTTTCGCTGCTCACCTTAAACAACTCCCTCAAATCTCCTCCttggaaatgaaaaacaaaacgtcATAACTGTCATGATGGCTTCAGGTGAGCGGCTTGGAAACAGGCTGAAGTCATTCATTAACTCGTAGAGCCCATTTCAAtgctgttgctaaccaaaacagagTGAGGACACCGTACAAGTCTGCTGGCGGAATCCAAGCGTTGGCACACGTGGTAAGCAACACGAATGCACGTCATCTCGCTCCTTGTGTCTTAAAGGTGACCTTGGATGACAAATAGTTTGGCCTTGTCACACTTCAAGTGGCAAATTGAGCAATCCAGTCAATCTGTCTGTGGTTCCGCACTTGACTTCTTTCAAATGGACTTTCCCTGCCGTGACATCTCGGCAGTGTGAAATGTCCCCGAGTCAAGTGAAGCCAGATGAAGGGACGGAAAGTCACAAAATGTTGTTGTGGATGAAACCGCGCCGTAAACGGGAGCAAGTTTCCAAAGTGCTCTGAAAACGGCGCATGCGTTTCCAGCTCACGTCGCCTTAAAAGGACGGAACGTGTCGCCTTTCACTCTTCAGGTGTACTTTGGACAGGCCCGTGTTTGACTGGAAGCAACAGGATGGGCGAGGCGGGAGGCGGGGCAAGCGGTGCGTGTCGCAAGAGGAGCGAGGAAACATGCTCAGGCAACGTACGGGATCGAATGGAATCCTGGAAACATGAGAAAAGCTCACACTTAGCTGACTCGCAGCCGCGCCGAGACACGATGGAGACCCCCAGCGATACCTCCAAAATTCTGGAGAAGGGTCCGGACTACCTTCGCAAGCAAATGGAACTGGAGAGCGAGCTGAAGGGACCCACGAGCGCGGTGGAGCGATTGGCCGCCAGCAAGCCCAAGTACGTGAAAAGCCAGCAGCAGGTCAAGTCCACTCCGGAGCCGCCATCCGCCTGCAGCTCCGCCTCCTCCAACCGCAGCTCCACGCCGCCGACCTGCTCGCCCGTGCAGGTACGGCGCTCCAGCTCCAAAAAGAGACCCGACTCCATCCTGCTCTACAGGCAGAAATGCCAACTGCTGCAAGCGCCCGGGCGGGATCGCAAACATCACGTCACGCGAAAACTGCTCCGAAGCTCTGCCAACAAAGCCGCCGCCTTACCTGAGGCCAAAGAGAAGGAATGTCAGCCCGACGGTCACGACGACCCACCGGGCACGCCCGACAAAGCCGCCAGGGAGAAGCGCTCAGGCGCATTACGGACAACAACGCCGGAGAGGGAGCGGACGGCAAACCTGAATCGTGCTCCAAAAGAGGCCGCGGCTCGCCATCTCCTCGACGTTCCCGTCAGGAGGGGCAGAACGGTGGCTCGATCTCGCTCCGACATCACTTCCCGCTATTCCAAGAACTTTGCCGACTTTGACGCCTTCTTCAAGTACTGCGGCCTGGACGGGGAGGTCATCCGCTCTCTGGGTAAGGAGAACTTCTCGGCGCGCTCGGACGAGACGGCCGTCAAGCTGAGCGTGTCCGCGTCGGACGCCGGCTTCTCCTGCCACAGCGGCGACCACAGCGGCGACCACAGCGGCGACGGCGACCACAGCGACGACGGGCTGCAGGAGGACGTCCTGCGCCAGAAGATCCGCCAGGGAACGTCCGTCATCGAGCGCAATGCCAGGATCATCAAATGGCTGTACAGCTGCAAGAACGCCGAGGAGAGCGGCAAGAAGTTGCGAGACCTGGACTGAAATGCCGTTCCATCCTCAACGTCAACTTGTCCCAGATGACTTTGGATGAAAGGCGCCTTACGCCCacgactggtcgccgtgaccaGATGGAAATGGTCGCCTACTATGACTGTTGACCACAGAtggaattgtttttcttttactgcCGTTTAAGTCAGGAAAGCCGCAGGCAAGAGAAATCTCGTCCACCTGGTGAGCcagaagaaacaaaacaaaaaacagccctGCCATGACACCATTTTCATCAGCCGACAGCAAATTGGTTGCACCAAgtttgaaaacgttttttttttggggggggggggggggacagtgTGCAGACATAAACAGGTAGCATTTAAATGACATAATATAAACATTAaagtaaaagataaaaatatatatataagataagataaaacaAACACTTCTAAGTAATACTTGACATTGATGTGAATTCATGAACTGTAATTAAATATGTGATTGAACAGACAATAAATGTCCATGTAGAAAATGCAGATGAGAAGAAAAGAGTGCAAAAAGTCAATATAACAAGAGCAATGTACAgcgactaaaaaaaaaaaagtgacagcgCAGCATTCAGTAAATTGCATTTCAAAGTGTCCCTTTCACGTTGCTGTCTCGGAGCCGCGATTGTTGTTGACCAAAGTTTGGTGGTGAAAGTGGATTTGCCCCCACTTGGTCTCCGCGACATGCAAGCAAACCAATAACATGAATTTGTCTTTGTATTTGTCTGCACACTTTTGAAGAAGTCTGACTGACGTCCCAGACAAGTCGTGTCCTGCCCTGCAAGCCGCATTTCAAATGTAACAACCAGCAGgctatttttatgtatttattttttttgcagctgctTCCGTATTATgccactttttgtgtgtgcgtgtataaaagagtattttattttgctgtGCTCTATTGTTGACTTTATGAGGCCTCATTCGTAACTTTTAAGAGACTGAGATGTTTTGGGGCTTGGTACAACAGCTTGTTTGACTTTTGCCAGCTGGCCGAATTAAATGTCCTCGTTGCGCATATATGACTTCCAGGTTGTATCTTTTCCCTCACTGCTaatctcatctgtccacagCCTTCAGAATCAGGAGTGTTGGCCTGTGGAGCATTTGCCGAGGTGACGATTAATGCcctctgccatctagtggtgaatgatgatattacaacttaaaactacagtcaaTGCACATTCGGTCTGACAGccactcatttgcatatttgctgatatcaaaaaaatccccccaatgGCTGCCTTTTTTCCACCCATTTCCTGGATTTGGGattgcaaaaaagaagaagagaagaagaaagatgCATATGTAGATTTCttagaaaatgacaaaatgggcCCCTCACAGAATGCAGCCGCCGGCAGGCCGCCAGTTGGCCATCCCCGCGTCAACCAACcagatttcaatttcaaattcatCCGCCAGTGAGCCGACCCTGGATGACGTTAGCATTTGTCTGTCCTCGGACTGGTTGGCAAAATTGGTCATGGGCAAATTCAACGTGCAAAATGCATCTGTAGCAATAAATGTAATCATCAGCATCTCTGGTCGTGTTATGTActtgctgttgtgtgtgtgtgttttaaatatgtttttgccaGGTTCTTAgatttcaattgtttctgaactCCAAATGATGGCTGTGTAACACTTGCGTGCTGTCACAGACAGTATTGATGTTTCAATAACGACGACGTGATGGCGATGGCATTAAAAGGTGGATAAAGATGCTTTAAAAGATGcttaaaatggccactttgaGCAAAGCACCAAATGCATGGCGATGGCCGCCCACTCAACTCCATGATTCCTGCTAACCTTAGCAGTCTTGTGGAAAAGGATgatatctttattgttgtttaCAATCTGCATTACGACGATCATTGCATCCTCCCGTTGGACAAACCAAAACAGAAGTCCATGTGCGACGTCCTTTGTCACGTGTGGGAGAAAGCCCCCAACAAAAGAGAGAAGATTAGAAGGAGGGGCTGACAAGATGGACAGCCGAGCCCGGCGAATCCGCTGCGACCTTCTGCGTAGCAACAGGGATAAATACCCACGCTTCGTCCAATCGGAGAGGAGGTGGGCGGAGCTGGGTTTACTTCCGTCAATAGTCCCAGCAGCTGAGCGAGAAGAACGAAGGCGAAAAACGGCGCAGAAACTAATTGTCATCCCTTCTCAAGGTAAATTGGCGACTTTATTTGGCTTAAAATGATAACTTTTATGTTGCTTGTAGTCCATTATCGACGGTACGCGGTAAACTGACAGCTGGTCACtaatgtagtaaaaaaaaggACATGCTTATTATGATTCTGTTTATCTGTTAAATGATGGCGAATGTGTTGTTGGATAAATCTCACGATCAGCGACTCTATTGTTTGTCGTGGAGCCAAAGCAACGAAATGTATCTGGTTGTTGTCAACGAGTTTGTGGTTTGATGACGTCATCGTGTGTTGTCTCCTCACGTGTGTTGCCATGTTAATATGTGATTATTGCCAAGTTGTTGTTATCGGGTCAGTTCTAACATTTGTCCTCATTGCCGGCCAGCTAGGATGCCTTTCTTGGGCAAGGACTGGAGGTCGCCGGGATGGAGCTGGACCAAGACGGAACATGGCTGGAAGAGGATCATCATCTATGGACACGACATGGACCACATCCACGGAGAGATTGAGTAAGAACACGTCGGAATTACAAATCCACACCACTTTTGTCCGtttcaaaatgacaaatggTCGTCGTCGTTGTTGTCTTCACGTTTCAAGCAAGGCAGAAGCGCTCAGGTGAGTCCGGATCATCAGGATGGTACATTAGCAACaggcatggaaaacagtctggataggggtactcgaggacggCGCTTGAGAACCACTGTCCTAGCTGTCGCACAtcaggagcagcacaatgtcctttgaattgaagcaacaacccaaaaagcactttgtttcttttttccaaTGGTGTCATtacttgacatttttcaaatgcaaTCTTATAGCATGGACTTCTTCTGATTAGAAATGAGGGATTGTCATCTTGACATCTGCCTGACGCTCGCCATGCTTCTCATCGTGCTAAAGCGGGCGACGGTCGACGCAGCGAGTGGCTGAGCGTCTCATTGAGTCCCATTGTTGCTATTTCCTCTCCACGGCCTAACGTGACGCCACATTTAGTACGTAGGCGAGCAAAGTCCTGGCACTGAAAGGCCCGAGTCACCGCGTGAGACAATGACGGCTGACATCATCTTGGCTCCCGCTTGGCCGCTCGCCAGCTGGCAGGCGTCAAACGCGGCCGCAGACGAGATGACACCGTCGTCGTCTGACATCTTGCAGTCGTTCCATCAACATCGGCAGTGAACCGGTCGAGATCAGAACAAAGTGGAGATGATGAGTCGATAATAATGAAATCGGTTCAAACTGCGGACAtcataaaatgttgatttaGTGTTTCAGTACGGCAATTGTTCATCTTTGCGCAGTGAAATGCAGCCGTCCAAGTTGTGGTGCGACGTACGTGAGCAAATGTTGCCGGCAACGCCTTCCTTGTGCAAGCGAGGCGCTGGGCCGCTCGTCCGTCCGCTCGTCCGTCCGCGCGTCCGTCCGCTCGTCCGTCCGCGCGTCCGTCCGCGCGTCCGTCCGCGCGTCCGTCCGCTCGTCCGTCCGCTCTCGTAACTCAGACGGACGGATTGCCGTGCGTTCCCGCTGTCGTAAATCCAAAGAGACAAGGAGGATTAGCGTTAAGCGCGCTGACCTCCAGGAGGACTCGAGTGCACGGTCGGTCCAGCGCGAGCCCTTCATGCACTTGCTGGACACTCCAAGATGGCAGCCGTCGCGCAGGCCAGCATGTTGAGTGGaatcctcttttttctttttctatgcCACAAAAACCGTCAGGCGAGATCTCCATGCTTCTCTTTGAATTTTGgacttggcggaggtctgcaaATTCTTAAGCAAAGTCAAGAACCggttggaaaaacaaaatattacaaaaatatatcatcTATATAATCAATTGTTTAgtgcaatattttttcaaaccaaaaaagttggtacttttttaaaagtaaaaatgtagaGAATGAAGTCAATATTTTTCTTGATGTCTTATTTGTCACAGAATAACGTCgcttttcttttcagtttgaCCTTAAATAGCTCTGTGATGAGAACGCATGCTTCAAAGGAAGCAAATATGCTGTCGCTTTTTCTGATGATGACACAGACGCGGGATTCAATAAATTTAGCCACACAAAAATCATGAATCTTCACAACGTTGCGCAATATTTGGATTCTttgaaaagtacattttggaTTCTGCACTCCTTTTGTGCTCTTCTGGGAAGCCATTTTTGTTGACCTGATCAAATAAATGTCTTAACCCGACAGATTCACCTGCGACGacaaagaaaatgtgtttgtggaagACATTTGCGAAGTGGCCAGCCTGAAACGAAGAAAGGACTTGTGCAACCTCAATACCAAATCCCAGTGTGAGTTTTTTGCCAAGATGCCATTCGAGTGCCTACCAATCGTGTCAAGAAGTTTTCCGTGCTCTTCAGTTGTTTTCAGGGACAAATGGATCTCCGTGCAGAAAGGCAGCACAAAAGAGGTGAGCGCCGGCGGCCGCGCTCACTCGCGTTCTCACCACCATCAACAATTTGACCAGCGTATGAAACCGGCCTTGCAAATGGTGAAAAACCAAATCCAACTTTAATGTGCTGAAAGCACGTTAAAGCCACGCAAGCCCCCCCGTCACTCTTCCGCCTTCTCTCCCTTATGTGCACACACTCGCAACCAACAACGAGgtgctctaaagcagccatcccaagggaagatgcattttcaGGGGCGAGGCAGAGCGAgctcacttttttaaaaaaaaaattttttattgcacacGCCGTTAAGCGCAAATAGGAAGTACGGCTCGGCATGTCCGTGCTTTGATTGCGGTTGTTGTACGTTGACAGCGTCACGGCTATTGCACGCTGGGCGAAGCGCTGAACCGTTTGGACTTCTCCAGCGCCATCCACGACTTGAGGAGGTTCAACTACGTGGCCAAGGTGAGCGCGCCGTCGTTTGCCGGCCGTCGTTTGCCGGCTGTCGTTTGCCGGCCCTCGGTCCGTCTTGACGGCAGCTTTGGACGTTGTGCCGCAGCTTTTCCAGCTCATCGCCAGATCGCAGCTGACGTCCTTGAGCGGAGCCGCCCAGAAGAACTATTTCAACATTCTGGAGAAGATTGTACGAAAGGGTACGAATGCGCCTGTGACGCGTTTGTGTTTGTCACGTCTCGTGGCTTTGTGTTGGTTTTCACACTCGGCCATGTTGTGTCCTCTTCTGCGGTCAGTGGTGGACGACTATTACAACCCGCGGCTGGTCAAGGAGCTGCTGCAGGATCTGAGCGCGACGCTCCACAGCTTGATCTTGCACGCGGGCCGATGCGTGCTG is a window from the Vanacampus margaritifer isolate UIUO_Vmar chromosome 19, RoL_Vmar_1.0, whole genome shotgun sequence genome containing:
- the fam110c gene encoding protein FAM110C, which translates into the protein MGEAGGGASGACRKRSEETCSGNVRDRMESWKHEKSSHLADSQPRRDTMETPSDTSKILEKGPDYLRKQMELESELKGPTSAVERLAASKPKYVKSQQQVKSTPEPPSACSSASSNRSSTPPTCSPVQVRRSSSKKRPDSILLYRQKCQLLQAPGRDRKHHVTRKLLRSSANKAAALPEAKEKECQPDGHDDPPGTPDKAAREKRSGALRTTTPERERTANLNRAPKEAAARHLLDVPVRRGRTVARSRSDITSRYSKNFADFDAFFKYCGLDGEVIRSLGKENFSARSDETAVKLSVSASDAGFSCHSGDHSGDHSGDGDHSDDGLQEDVLRQKIRQGTSVIERNARIIKWLYSCKNAEESGKKLRDLD